The following are from one region of the Magallana gigas chromosome 6, xbMagGiga1.1, whole genome shotgun sequence genome:
- the LOC105336763 gene encoding polyamine-modulated factor 1 has product MSMENCEDPIEAKESADQILGDVNESQVVDGKVMQQFKQCLDISLSNFYSSIRFSLFKEHLHPLRKRHPQDLKKMHAQFLAQLNANIAEEIDWMLKEENIGKLLNGLNDLIDENPHKGKKVWRPSGNAKQDLLAHTAPYKLKEKERLQGILSDLQSQNKLLKDAARARQSKLEHTQQKIEQKAQQWKEIDQIVDSFDMEATKKFLLKYSSHSSIR; this is encoded by the exons ATGAGTATGGAAAACTGTGAAGATCCAATTGAGGCCAAAGAGTCAGCAGATCAAATTTTGGGGGATGTAAATGAATCGCAGGTTGTTGATGGAAAGGTCATGCAGCAATTCAAACAGTGCCTTGACATCAGCTTGTCCAATTTTTATTCCTCTATCAG ATTTTCATTGTTCAAGGAACATTTGCATCCTCTGAGAAAGCGACACCCACAAGATTTGAAAAAGATGCATGCACAATTCCTGGCACAGCTAAATGCTAACATTGCA GAGGAAATAGATTGGATGCTGAAAGAAGAGAACATTGGAAAGTTACTGAATGGCTTGAATGATTTGATTGATGAAAACCCGCACAAAGGGAAGAAAGTTTG GAGACCCTCTGGCAATGCCAAACAGGATCTATTGGCTCACACAGCCCCTTACAAACTGAAAGAGAAAGAACGTTTGCAAGGAATCCTATCTGATCTCCAATCTCAGAACAAACTTCTTAAAGACGCTGCTCGAGCGAGACAGTCCAAACTTGAACATACACAGCAGAAAATTGAACAGAAGGCACAGCAATGGAAAGAG ATTGATCAGATCGTGGACAGCTTTGATATGGAAGCGACCAAGAAGTTTCTCCTGAAATATTCCAGTCATTCCAGTATAAGATGA
- the LOC105336764 gene encoding ribitol 5-phosphate transferase FKRP-like: MKCFRKKKVVLCLLICNIIFVIILYCFLQTEKVITDNVRKKITYTVVIREFEEFDHDVPQTVRHIHTVLGNDVPIFIVADKLTYPRMNFSNSDVQSIFILDFEMDGKISTDTEILNAISSDLVIFLQDGTRIHNKSVFERLIEDFFHSKFSQAFAVKTGNDNLRCTGMHINLQRWRMKITTFDGSEGHCDYIEGDQAILIRTETLSMLPSPWSVPLTWSIYMQFVVRRWKSFVYTPVVFVPRKGFKNPSSMKKFQHEKKKREDSLLRKFKIKEVVYKTDADHEKKFYYGCNRDSEQCYSLINDIPDFLHRGKWTPPCCLKALRETAEYVFDIFSNYSMRYWLEGGSLLGAARSGDIIPWDISVDIGIYMEDIQKCQQLVKTGNYEFVDKKGFLWEKAEEGEFYRVFYSVTNRNYIQIFPFYSKNGIMTKDFWFKSHKQDVEFPEHFLKPLSTIAFIGKNVSAPNHVQEFLELKFGQGAIDNPKYPNGVSVY; the protein is encoded by the coding sequence ATGAAGTgttttagaaagaaaaaagttgttttatgtCTGTTAATATGTAACATCATATTTGTGATTATTCTTTACTGTTTTCTTCAAACAGAAAAGGTAATCACAGACAACGTTAGGAAGAAAATCACATATACTGTGGTGATTCGAGAGTTTGAAGAATTTGATCACGATGTACCACAGACTGTTCGTCACATTCATACAGTGCTTGGGAATGATGTGCCGATATTTATTGTTGCTGACAAACTTACATATCCAAGGATGAATTTCTCAAACAGTGATGTTCAATCTatatttattttggactttGAAATGGATGGTAAAATCTCAACAGATACTGAAATTCTGAATGCCATCTCATCCGATTTAGTTATTTTTCTACAAGATGGAACAAGAATACACAACAAAAGTGTATTTGAACGACTTATTGAAGACTTCTTCCATTCCAAATTTTCTCAGGCATTTGCAGTGAAAACAGGCAATGACAATCTGAGATGCACAGGAATGCATATCAATTTACAAAGATGGCGAATGAAAATTACAACATTTGATGGATCAGAAGGGCATTGTGATTACATAGAAGGGGATCAAGCAATTCTAATTCGCACAGAAACATTGTCAATGCTTCCAAGTCCATGGTCAGTGCCATTAACATGGTCCATATATATGCAATTTGTTGTTAGAAGATGGAAATCTTTTGTGTATACCCCTGTGGTGTTTGTACCCAGAAAAGGGTTCAAAAATCCAAGCAGCATGAAGAAATTCCAACATGAAAAGAAGAAAAGGGAGGACAGTTTACTcaggaaattcaaaattaaagaagTTGTGTATAAAACTGATGCTGACCATGAAAAGAAGTTTTATTACGGGTGCAACAGAGATTCTGAGCAATGTTATAGTTTGATCAATGACATTCCAGACTTTCTACACAGAGGAAAGTGGACCCCTCCCTGCTGTTTAAAAGCTCTGCGTGAAACAGCAGAGtatgtatttgatatatttagcAATTACAGTATGAGATATTGGCTGGAAGGAGGAAGCCTTCTTGGTGCTGCTCGCTCAGGGGACATTATTCCATGGGATATCAGTGTAGACATTGGAATTTATATGGAAGACATTCAAAAATGTCAGCAATTGGTGAAAACAGGCAATTATGAGTTCGTTGATAAAAAGGGGTTCTTATGGGAAAAAGCAGAAGAGGGAGAATTTTATCGTGTGTTTTACAGTGTAACAAATAGAAATTATATCCAGATATTTCCATTTTATTCCAAAAATGGCATTATGACAAAAGATTTTTGGTTTAAAAGTCATAAACAGGATGTTGAATTTCCTGAGCATTTCCTTAAACCACTGTCCACCATAGCATTCATTGGGAAAAATGTGTCGGCCCCAAACCATGTACAAGAATTCTTAGAATTAAAATTTGGACAAGGTGCAATTGACAATCCTAAATATCCCAATGGGGTCTCAGTTTATTAG
- the LOC105336781 gene encoding neuronal acetylcholine receptor subunit non-alpha-2, with product MKTNIPLSVVFLTAAVSSTNYNTVHNLTDTLLNGYNKMVRGSKDMTGKTTVRFTFQIVNIVEFDERNGKLSITGFFFLQWNDYRMTWDPEQYNATTSLMFVTEDVWTPNIILSSAHSDFRGLGVKELPIRFDNTGNSYWYPADVFKTACTPDIYYYPYDTQICDIFFSFWGYGVNEVGFQPFIDEVNRYVYTEHGLWNLTESSVGAIEDARANLIFLYIQLKLTRMPEFYLINMILPVMTIGMLNILVFLLPAESGERVGFSITVLLAIAVFQTIASEKLPAISRPQVSLLCIKLLVDLCLSVLVTTLAIVSLYFYDMSDSRKVPDCLRAICKVILCKKCEKDKEKDKEGYQEEETYKIYQIIDGQQITASISISDNHSSNDEGSKCTDITWVDIGRCSDIVFAVFSILAFIASNVVFAVLAM from the coding sequence atgaaGACGAACATTCCTCTCTCCGTGGTTTTTCTTACTGCTGCCGTCTCGTCTACAAATTACAATACAGTGCATAATCTTACAGACACGCTACTGAATGGCTACAACAAAATGGTCCGCGGAAGCAAAGACATGACCGGCAAAACCACCGTGCGATTCACCTTTCAGATCGTGAACATTGTGGAGTTCGATGAACGAAACGGGAAACTCTCGATCACCGGGTTTTTCTTTCTGCAGTGGAATGATTACAGAATGACATGGGACCCCGAGCAGTATAACGCCACTACCTCTCTTATGTTCGTCACCGAGGACGTTTGGACGCCTAACATCATCCTCTCGAGTGCTCACAGCGACTTTCGGGGACTGGGAGTCAAAGAGCTACCCATCAGATTTGACAATACCGGAAATTCTTACTGGTATCCAGCGGATGTTTTCAAGACGGCTTGTACCCCGGATATTTACTACTACCCATACGATACCCagatatgtgatattttcttcagtttTTGGGGATACGGTGTTAACGAGGTGGGCTTTCAGCCTTTCATTGACGAAGTCAACAGGTACGTGTATACTGAACACGGGTTATGGAATCTAACGGAATCTTCAGTTGGAGCTATTGAAGACGCGAGAGCGAACTTAATTTTCCTCTATATCCAACTCAAGTTGACCCGGATGCCAGAGTTCTACTTGATCAACATGATCCTTCCAGTCATGACTATAGGCATGCTGAACATTCTCGTCTTCCTTCTCCCCGCGGAGTCGGGCGAGAGGGTCGGGTTCTCCATTACAGTGCTGCTGGCCATTGCAGTGTTCCAGACGATCGCCTCGGAGAAACTTCCGGCGATCTCCCGACCACAAGTTTCCTTGCTTTGTATCAAGCTTCTGGTAGACCTGTGTCTAAGTGTTTTAGTGACCACTCTAGCCATTGTTTCTTTGTATTTCTATGACATGTCTGATTCCAGGAAAGTGCCTGATTGTCTTCGCGCTATTTGTAAAGtgattttatgcaaaaaatgtgaaaaagacAAGGAGAAAGACAAGGAAGGGTACCAAGAAGAGGAAACGTACAAGATTTATCAAATAATCGACGGACAACAAATTACTGCTTCTATATCGATCAGTGACAACCACTCGTCTAACGACGAGGGGTCAAAGTGCACGGATATCACGTGGGTAGATATCGGACGCTGCAGCGATATCGTTTTTGcagttttttcaattttagCCTTCATCGCATCAAATGTTGTGTTTGCTGTTTTAGCCATGTAG